In the Actinomycetes bacterium genome, one interval contains:
- a CDS encoding DLW-39 family protein, whose amino-acid sequence MKKVLVLAAAAAAGFAVWRKIQNDKLEQDLWTEATNDAADLR is encoded by the coding sequence GTGAAGAAGGTGCTCGTCCTCGCGGCAGCTGCAGCAGCAGGCTTCGCCGTTTGGCGGAAGATCCAGAACGACAAGCTCGAGCAGGACCTGTGGACCGAGGCGACGAACGACGCGGCCGACTTGCGGTAG
- a CDS encoding DUF3566 domain-containing protein, with translation MTVGPTQVDQGQVIEGVRPGAIAAVPAVRRVRVAVTRVDPWTVMKLALVLSVALAVVLVVAVSVLWWVLNSAGVFSSVSNTVTELTGQTSTFRLTEFLAYGRVLRVALIVSLIDVVLLTALATLTAFLFNLSAGIVGGLEVTLTEGG, from the coding sequence GTGACGGTAGGGCCCACCCAGGTCGACCAGGGGCAGGTGATCGAGGGCGTGCGCCCCGGCGCCATCGCCGCGGTGCCGGCCGTGCGACGGGTCCGGGTCGCGGTGACCCGGGTCGACCCGTGGACCGTGATGAAGCTCGCGCTGGTGCTGTCCGTCGCCTTGGCGGTGGTCCTTGTGGTGGCGGTCAGCGTGCTGTGGTGGGTGCTGAACTCGGCCGGGGTGTTCAGCTCGGTGTCCAACACCGTGACCGAGCTGACGGGGCAGACCAGCACGTTCCGGCTCACCGAGTTCCTCGCCTACGGCCGGGTGCTGCGGGTGGCGCTGATCGTCTCGCTCATCGACGTCGTGCTGCTGACCGCGCTGGCCACCTTGACCGCGTTCCTGTTCAACCTCTCGGCCGGGATCGTCGGCGGGCTCGAGGTCACCCTCACCGAGGGGGGCTGA
- the gyrA gene encoding DNA gyrase subunit A, with protein MTETQLPPEGGRIEPIELGSEMSRSYLDYAMSVIVGRALPDVRDGLKPVHRRVLFAMYDGGYRPDRGYSKCARVVGAVMGDYHPHGDASIYDALVRLAQPWSLRYPLVDGNGNFGSPGNDPPAAMRYTEARLDPLAMEMMRDIDQETVDLTPNYDGRQMEPLVLPSRFPNLLVNGSAGIAVGMATNIPPHNLREVASGVQWLLDHPTATSEELLEAMLERVKGPDFPTRGLIVGRRGIEDAYRTGRGSIVMRAVVEVEEINNRTCLVVSELPYQVNPDNLALKIADLVKDGRIGGIADVRDEGNERRGQRLVIVLKRDAVAKVVLNNLYKHTQLQETFGANMLALVDGVPRTLRLDEFVRHYVTHQLDVIRRRTAYRLRKAEERAHILRALVKALDQMDAVIALIRNSPSAEEALGGLMGLLDIDEVQARAILDMQLRRLAALERQKIIDDLADIEAEIAELTAILASDERQRGIVSEELAGVVERFGDERRTQIVAAEGEMSMEDLIAQEDVVVTLTHDGYAKRTKSDLYRSQHRGGRGVRGAQLREDDLVEHLFVTTTHHWILFFTTIGRVYRIKAYELPEAGRDGRGQHVANLLALQPEERVAQVLALRDYEAAPYLVLVTRFGTVKKTPLGDYDSNRMGGVVAINLREGDEVIAARLVDPGDDLLLVSRHGQSARFHADDETLRPMARATYGVRGMAFRGGDELLAMDVVREGTYVLTVTDGGYAKRTRVEEWQPKGRGILGVTAMRLVDARGSLVGALVVDDDDEVFAIKASGEVIRTPTSQISVTGRVTMGVTLTSVGTGDSVVAVARNAETVVDDEADDEADDEAEDVPAPGVGPQEESSQ; from the coding sequence GTGACCGAGACGCAGCTGCCGCCCGAGGGCGGCCGGATCGAGCCCATCGAGCTCGGTTCGGAGATGAGCCGCTCCTACCTCGACTACGCCATGAGCGTGATCGTGGGCCGGGCGCTGCCCGACGTCCGCGACGGGCTCAAGCCGGTGCACCGTCGGGTGCTCTTCGCGATGTACGACGGCGGCTACCGGCCGGACCGCGGGTACTCCAAGTGCGCCCGCGTGGTCGGCGCGGTCATGGGTGACTACCACCCGCACGGCGACGCCTCGATCTACGACGCCCTCGTGCGGCTGGCCCAGCCGTGGTCGCTGCGCTACCCGCTCGTCGACGGCAACGGCAACTTCGGTTCGCCGGGCAACGACCCGCCCGCGGCCATGCGGTACACCGAGGCTCGGCTGGACCCGCTGGCCATGGAGATGATGCGCGACATCGACCAGGAGACGGTCGATCTCACGCCGAACTACGACGGCCGGCAGATGGAGCCGCTCGTCCTGCCCAGCCGGTTCCCGAACCTGCTGGTCAACGGCTCGGCCGGCATCGCCGTCGGCATGGCCACGAACATCCCGCCGCACAACCTGCGGGAGGTCGCCTCCGGCGTCCAGTGGCTGCTCGACCACCCCACCGCCACGTCCGAGGAGCTGCTCGAAGCCATGCTCGAGCGGGTCAAGGGCCCGGACTTCCCCACCCGCGGTCTGATCGTCGGCCGTCGCGGCATCGAGGACGCCTACCGCACCGGCCGCGGCTCGATCGTCATGCGGGCCGTCGTCGAGGTCGAGGAGATCAACAACCGCACCTGCCTGGTCGTGTCCGAGCTGCCCTACCAGGTCAACCCGGACAACCTCGCGCTGAAGATCGCCGACCTGGTCAAGGACGGCCGGATCGGCGGCATCGCCGACGTCCGCGACGAGGGCAACGAGCGGCGCGGCCAGCGACTCGTCATCGTGCTCAAGCGCGACGCCGTCGCCAAGGTGGTGCTGAACAACCTCTACAAGCACACCCAGCTGCAGGAGACCTTCGGCGCGAACATGCTCGCGCTGGTCGACGGCGTGCCGCGCACGCTGCGGCTGGACGAGTTCGTCCGGCACTACGTGACCCACCAGCTCGACGTCATCCGGCGCCGCACCGCGTACCGGCTGCGCAAGGCCGAGGAGCGGGCGCACATCCTGCGGGCCTTGGTCAAGGCGCTCGACCAGATGGACGCCGTCATCGCGCTCATCCGCAACTCGCCCAGCGCCGAGGAGGCGCTGGGCGGCCTGATGGGCCTGCTGGACATCGACGAGGTGCAGGCCAGGGCGATCCTGGACATGCAGCTGCGCCGGCTGGCCGCCCTCGAGCGGCAGAAGATCATCGACGACCTGGCCGACATCGAGGCCGAGATCGCCGAGCTGACCGCGATCCTGGCCAGCGACGAGCGCCAGCGGGGCATCGTCAGCGAGGAGCTCGCCGGAGTCGTCGAGCGGTTCGGCGACGAGCGGCGCACCCAGATCGTGGCCGCCGAGGGCGAGATGTCCATGGAGGACCTCATCGCCCAGGAGGACGTCGTCGTCACCTTGACCCACGACGGCTACGCCAAACGCACCAAGTCCGACCTCTACCGGTCCCAGCACCGGGGTGGCCGGGGTGTGCGGGGCGCCCAGCTGCGCGAGGACGACCTGGTCGAGCACCTGTTCGTCACCACGACCCACCACTGGATCCTGTTCTTCACCACCATCGGCCGGGTGTACCGGATCAAAGCGTACGAGCTGCCGGAGGCCGGTCGGGACGGTCGTGGCCAGCACGTGGCGAACCTGCTGGCCCTGCAGCCGGAGGAGCGGGTCGCCCAGGTGCTCGCGCTGCGCGACTACGAGGCGGCGCCGTACCTGGTGCTCGTGACCCGGTTCGGCACGGTGAAGAAGACCCCGCTGGGCGACTACGACTCCAACCGGATGGGCGGCGTGGTCGCGATCAACCTGCGCGAGGGCGACGAGGTCATCGCGGCCCGGCTGGTCGATCCGGGCGACGATCTGCTGCTGGTCAGCCGGCACGGCCAGTCGGCCCGGTTCCACGCCGACGACGAGACGCTGCGGCCGATGGCCAGGGCCACCTACGGCGTGCGGGGCATGGCGTTCCGGGGCGGCGACGAGCTGCTGGCCATGGACGTCGTCCGGGAGGGCACCTACGTCCTCACCGTGACCGACGGCGGCTACGCCAAGCGCACCCGGGTGGAGGAGTGGCAGCCCAAGGGCCGCGGCATCCTGGGGGTCACGGCGATGCGGCTGGTCGACGCCAGGGGCAGCCTGGTCGGCGCGCTGGTGGTCGACGACGACGACGAGGTCTTCGCGATCAAGGCCAGCGGCGAGGTCATCCGGACGCCGACCTCACAGATCAGCGTGACCGGGCGTGTCACCATGGGCGTGACCTTGACGTCGGTCGGCACGGGCGACAGCGTGGTTGCGGTGGCCCGTAACGCCGAGACTGTCGTCGACGACGAGGCTGACGACGAGGCTGACGACGAGGCTGAGGACGTGCCGGCGCCGGGCGTCGGCCCGCAGGAGGAGAGCAGCCAGTGA